In Streptomyces chartreusis NRRL 3882, the following are encoded in one genomic region:
- a CDS encoding enoyl-CoA hydratase/isomerase family protein — MSLAVSTGPVRIVRHPDRVVELTLDDPGRGNALDLRTAEALRDTAREVAADPGGAVLLRAAGGNFCVGGDLRAFAGRGTGTGAYVHAVASAAHAAVQALYELPVPVVTAVRGAAAGGGIGLALVGDIVLAARSARFRLAYTAIGLTPDCGASWFLPRLVGPRRAADLILTNRVLTGDDAERWGLVSRSVEDGELDDAAHRTAAVLAAGAGDALRAAKGLLRAGTGEELCRHLAEEARLIADLADGREARDRMASFLAARGSRTAGDGRAEAGTAESVS, encoded by the coding sequence ATGAGCCTTGCCGTGAGCACCGGGCCGGTCCGGATCGTCCGCCACCCCGACCGGGTCGTCGAGCTGACGCTGGACGATCCGGGACGGGGCAACGCCCTGGACCTGAGGACGGCCGAGGCGCTGCGGGACACGGCGCGCGAGGTGGCCGCGGACCCCGGCGGCGCAGTGCTGCTGCGAGCGGCGGGCGGCAACTTCTGCGTGGGCGGTGACCTGCGCGCGTTCGCCGGTCGCGGCACCGGGACCGGCGCCTATGTCCATGCCGTGGCGAGCGCCGCGCACGCGGCGGTACAGGCCCTGTACGAGCTGCCGGTGCCGGTGGTGACCGCCGTGCGCGGCGCGGCCGCCGGTGGCGGGATCGGCCTGGCACTGGTGGGCGACATCGTCCTGGCGGCGCGGTCCGCGCGGTTCCGGCTGGCGTACACGGCGATCGGGCTCACGCCGGACTGCGGGGCCTCGTGGTTCCTGCCACGCCTGGTGGGCCCTCGCCGGGCAGCGGATCTGATCCTCACCAACCGGGTCCTGACCGGCGACGACGCCGAACGTTGGGGCCTGGTCTCCCGCTCGGTGGAGGACGGGGAACTGGACGACGCGGCCCACCGGACCGCGGCCGTTCTGGCCGCCGGGGCCGGTGACGCACTGCGCGCCGCGAAGGGCCTGCTGCGCGCCGGCACCGGTGAGGAACTGTGCCGCCACCTCGCCGAAGAGGCTCGACTGATCGCCGACCTGGCGGACGGCCGGGAGGCGCGGGACCGCATGGCGTCGTTCCTCGCCGCGCGGGGCAGCCGGACGGCGGGCGACGGCCGGGCCGAGGCCGGCACAGCGGAAAGTGTTTCTTGA
- a CDS encoding ATP-dependent DNA ligase codes for MDLPLIPPMLATPGTLPPAAQDARWAYETKQDGQRVVVYLPGDGSVLLRARSGEDITAAYPELGPLGPAFGPTPAVLDGEILALDAQGRASFQLLQSRMGLAHAPARAARRAAEVPVHLVLFDLMHLEDHSLIRLPYARRRAALENLGLAGPSWSTPAAIVGHGAEALAATREHGMEGLVCKRLDSVYEPGVRSRAWIKIRNMRTEDVLVGGWQPGKGRLTGLPGAVLVGQRAAGRLRYVGSVGTGWSEAERTELAGLLRAAATDVCPFDPAPRAPGAHWVVPRLVGEVRYSTRTREGLLRQPSWLRLRPDLAPEEAAADIPDDIV; via the coding sequence GTGGACCTGCCGCTGATCCCGCCCATGCTCGCCACGCCCGGCACCCTGCCGCCCGCCGCGCAGGACGCGCGCTGGGCCTATGAGACCAAGCAGGACGGCCAGCGCGTGGTGGTCTATCTCCCCGGGGACGGCAGCGTGCTGCTGCGCGCCCGCTCCGGGGAGGACATCACGGCCGCGTATCCCGAACTGGGGCCGCTGGGCCCCGCCTTCGGCCCCACGCCGGCCGTCCTGGACGGCGAGATCCTGGCCCTGGACGCACAGGGCCGGGCGAGCTTCCAGTTGCTCCAGTCCCGCATGGGCCTGGCGCACGCGCCCGCGAGGGCGGCCCGGCGGGCGGCGGAGGTGCCGGTCCATCTCGTGCTGTTCGACCTGATGCATCTGGAGGACCACTCGCTGATCCGGCTGCCCTACGCACGGCGCCGCGCGGCACTGGAAAACCTCGGCCTCGCCGGCCCCTCCTGGTCGACCCCGGCCGCGATCGTCGGCCACGGCGCCGAGGCCCTGGCCGCCACTCGCGAGCACGGAATGGAGGGTCTGGTCTGCAAACGGCTTGACTCGGTGTACGAACCGGGGGTGCGTTCCCGGGCCTGGATCAAGATCCGCAACATGCGCACCGAGGACGTCCTGGTCGGCGGTTGGCAGCCCGGCAAGGGGCGGCTCACGGGCCTGCCCGGCGCGGTGCTGGTCGGGCAGCGTGCCGCGGGGCGGCTGCGCTACGTCGGAAGTGTGGGCACCGGCTGGAGCGAGGCGGAACGGACGGAACTCGCCGGGCTGTTGCGGGCCGCCGCGACCGATGTCTGCCCCTTCGACCCCGCCCCACGCGCACCGGGCGCGCACTGGGTGGTCCCCCGGCTGGTCGGCGAGGTCCGCTACAGCACCCGCACCCGGGAGGGCCTGCTGCGGCAGCCGTCCTGGCTGCGGCTCCGGCCGGATCTCGCGCCCGAGGAGGCGGCGGCCGACATCCCGGACGACATCGTCTGA
- a CDS encoding MFS transporter, protein MSLGHACVDVYQGAVAALVPYFVAERTYSYAAASGVVLAASLLSSLVQPLFGVLTDRWALPWLLPLSALTAGAGVALSGVTGSYASTLAVVAVSGVGVAAYHPEAARVARAVAYGRHTAMSWFSFGGNAGFALAPLLVFAVMATGGLRATPLLAVPAVAGAALCASAVRAASSGAAEAGAPVTAGRDDWPAFLRLSGAVVCRSVVFVGLSAFVSLYVRERTGGGEVAGTAALFVLYAGGAVGTLAGGRLAERYGRLAVVRRSYALTVLAVAGLVLVPGPPVYVFVALASAGLYVPFSLHITLGQDCLPRRVGTASGVTLGLTVSVGGLAAPLLGALADATSLRTALLPLVALPAVGRLLLCRLREPAPPGPAATEGADPRDPAAR, encoded by the coding sequence ATGTCCCTGGGACACGCCTGCGTGGACGTGTACCAGGGCGCCGTGGCCGCTCTGGTGCCGTACTTCGTCGCCGAGCGCACCTACTCGTACGCCGCCGCCTCCGGCGTCGTGCTGGCCGCCTCCCTGCTCTCGTCGCTGGTGCAGCCGCTGTTCGGGGTGCTCACCGACCGGTGGGCGCTGCCGTGGCTGCTGCCGCTCAGCGCGCTGACGGCCGGGGCGGGCGTCGCCCTGAGCGGGGTGACCGGCTCCTACGCGTCGACCCTGGCGGTCGTCGCCGTGTCGGGGGTGGGGGTGGCCGCCTACCATCCGGAGGCCGCCCGGGTGGCGCGGGCCGTCGCGTACGGCCGGCACACCGCGATGAGCTGGTTCTCCTTCGGCGGCAACGCCGGTTTCGCCCTGGCACCGCTGCTGGTCTTCGCCGTGATGGCGACCGGCGGGCTGCGCGCCACTCCCCTGCTGGCCGTCCCGGCGGTGGCGGGAGCGGCACTGTGCGCGTCGGCGGTGCGCGCGGCCTCGTCCGGCGCGGCGGAGGCGGGCGCGCCGGTCACCGCGGGCCGGGACGACTGGCCGGCCTTTCTGCGGCTGTCCGGGGCCGTGGTCTGCCGCTCGGTCGTGTTCGTCGGTCTGAGCGCGTTCGTCTCGCTGTACGTGCGGGAGCGGACCGGGGGCGGGGAGGTGGCCGGTACGGCGGCGCTGTTCGTCCTCTACGCCGGGGGCGCGGTGGGCACGCTGGCCGGGGGGCGGCTGGCCGAGCGGTACGGGCGGCTGGCGGTGGTGCGCCGGTCGTACGCCCTGACGGTCCTGGCCGTGGCCGGTCTGGTCCTGGTGCCGGGGCCGCCGGTGTACGTGTTCGTCGCGTTGGCGTCGGCGGGCCTGTACGTGCCGTTCTCGCTGCACATCACCCTGGGCCAGGACTGTCTGCCCCGGCGGGTGGGCACCGCGAGCGGGGTCACGCTCGGGCTGACGGTGAGCGTCGGCGGCCTCGCCGCTCCCCTGCTCGGGGCACTGGCCGACGCGACGTCCCTGCGGACCGCCCTGCTGCCGCTCGTCGCCCTGCCCGCGGTGGGCCGGCTGCTTCTGTGCCGGCTGCGCGAGCCCGCACCGCCCGGTCCCGCGGCCACCGAGGGGGCGGATCCGCGTGACCCGGCCGCACGGTGA
- a CDS encoding acyl-CoA dehydrogenase family protein — protein MPIQFDVDPSVAELAADTAEFVREVVIPAERACGGSVHDAPEDLRETLQKAARDAGVFTPHVPARWGGHGLDLRGQAVVFEAAGYSLLGPLALNCAAPDEGNMHLLEKVATEEQKQRYLRPLAAGESRSCFAMTEPAPGAGADPRLLRTTATRVPGGWRIDGRKWFITGAEGAGFAIVMARTSGSPGDPGGATMFLVDAGTPGMRLVRTIETLDESLFAGHSEIVFEGCVVGEEHVLGAVDHGFDGAQVRLGPARMTHCMRWLGAARRAQDVALERAGSRVAFGSALGDLGMVQQMLADSEIDIEASRALILRTAWELDTGSAAASQLTSVSKTFVAEAVNRVVDRAVQICGALGVSAVDAPLARLFREVRPFRIYDGPSETHRFAIARRAVRPYRQARTGAVDS, from the coding sequence GTGCCCATCCAGTTCGATGTCGATCCGAGCGTCGCTGAACTTGCCGCCGATACCGCCGAGTTCGTCCGCGAGGTGGTCATTCCGGCCGAGCGCGCGTGCGGCGGGTCCGTGCACGACGCTCCCGAGGACCTGCGGGAAACCCTGCAGAAGGCCGCCCGTGACGCGGGGGTGTTCACTCCGCACGTGCCGGCGCGCTGGGGCGGACACGGGCTCGACCTGCGCGGACAGGCGGTGGTGTTCGAAGCGGCGGGCTACTCCCTGCTCGGACCGCTGGCGCTGAACTGCGCCGCCCCGGACGAGGGCAACATGCACCTGCTGGAGAAGGTGGCCACCGAGGAACAGAAGCAGAGGTACCTGCGGCCGCTCGCGGCCGGTGAGTCACGATCCTGCTTCGCCATGACCGAACCGGCTCCGGGGGCGGGTGCCGACCCCCGCTTGCTGCGCACCACCGCGACCCGCGTCCCCGGCGGCTGGCGCATCGACGGGCGCAAGTGGTTCATCACCGGTGCCGAGGGGGCCGGCTTCGCCATCGTCATGGCCCGCACCTCCGGCAGTCCCGGCGACCCGGGCGGCGCCACCATGTTCCTGGTCGACGCCGGCACTCCGGGCATGCGCCTCGTCCGGACCATCGAGACGCTGGACGAGTCGCTCTTCGCCGGGCACAGCGAGATCGTCTTCGAGGGGTGCGTCGTGGGGGAGGAGCACGTGCTCGGCGCGGTGGACCACGGCTTCGACGGCGCCCAGGTCCGGCTCGGTCCCGCCCGGATGACGCACTGCATGCGCTGGCTGGGAGCTGCACGCCGGGCCCAGGACGTGGCGCTGGAGCGGGCGGGGAGCCGGGTGGCGTTCGGCTCGGCGCTGGGCGACCTCGGCATGGTCCAGCAGATGCTGGCCGACTCCGAGATCGACATCGAGGCGAGCCGCGCCCTGATCCTGCGCACCGCCTGGGAGTTGGACACCGGCTCCGCCGCCGCCTCGCAGCTGACCTCGGTGTCCAAGACCTTCGTGGCGGAGGCGGTGAACCGTGTGGTCGACCGGGCGGTGCAGATCTGCGGAGCGCTCGGTGTCTCGGCCGTCGACGCCCCGCTGGCCCGCCTGTTCAGGGAGGTGCGGCCGTTCCGCATCTATGACGGCCCGTCGGAGACACACCGTTTCGCCATAGCGCGCCGCGCGGTGCGGCCCTACCGGCAGGCGCGCACGGGTGCCGTCGACAGCTGA
- a CDS encoding putative PEP-binding protein, with translation MSVADREAGPLAQSGAPLAPAEAPGRVLVPYGQGRIRGLDADELGAHGAAMDRLVALGLPVVPGLTVPAGTSASLCEPDTAEAAVDLVEQLAGRRIGDPGRPLLLRLSASAPTEIAGLPPDLACLGVTSGDADDLCAVIGRAEALYEVWAATVRMIAECALDVSGAALDDAILDTPEPRARVEALLSLVARHGSRPFPDDPAQQLALAARAVLARWDSPRARRSRRAQRLPADLALALHVQALRIGPADHSGYGTAVSRDPGTGRFSPHGSFFRGVRRSAPPPHTGEPLDRLAGGTTLLEHSLLTLERHLRAPVSVDFEVRDDEISLLAASAQLRPPLRAAVCLAADLARDGALGREEAVRRVTPAQVQELLHPQLRLTGGEDLLVRGLPASPGAATGAVVLSSERALELAADGTQVVLVAAETTPADVPGMLASAAVLTGSGGIASHAAVVARGAGKPAVCGAEGLRVDRAAGTVRFGERVVREGDPVSLDGRTGAVYAGTLSVSVAGPPPELSTLLQWADGMRRLGVRVNADTAAEVSTALALGAEGVGLCRTEHQFLGERLPLIRRVLLAADPTARDEALLALERAQHEDFHALLAVVGDRPVTVRLLDAPLHEFLPAPGQALDAAEEQRAAALREANPMLGLRGVRLALLHERLYPAQAEALFTAWVDVAATGVRPELEVMIPLVSLPEELAAAAAYVRGAADAVAARTGVEVPYRLGTMIETPRAALLAGELAEHAEFFSFGTNDLTQLTYGFSRDDVERQVLASYQERGFLTASPFARLDPHGVGALVALAAQRARGVRPGIKLGVCGEHGGDPESIAFCDGLGLDYVSCSAHRVPVARMAAAHSALRQRPDESGSAR, from the coding sequence GTGAGCGTCGCCGACCGCGAGGCGGGCCCGCTCGCACAGTCCGGCGCTCCTCTCGCGCCCGCCGAGGCCCCCGGCAGGGTCCTGGTGCCCTACGGGCAGGGCCGCATCCGAGGCCTGGACGCCGACGAGCTGGGCGCGCACGGCGCGGCGATGGACCGGCTGGTGGCCCTCGGGCTGCCGGTCGTGCCGGGGCTCACCGTGCCCGCGGGCACCTCCGCGTCGCTGTGCGAACCCGACACCGCCGAAGCCGCCGTCGATCTGGTCGAACAGCTCGCCGGGCGGCGGATCGGCGACCCGGGCCGTCCGCTGCTGCTGCGTCTGTCGGCGAGCGCGCCGACCGAGATCGCGGGGCTGCCGCCCGACCTGGCCTGTCTCGGCGTGACCTCGGGCGACGCCGACGACCTGTGCGCCGTCATCGGTCGCGCGGAGGCTCTGTACGAGGTGTGGGCCGCCACCGTGCGGATGATCGCCGAGTGCGCGCTCGACGTGTCCGGTGCGGCGCTCGACGACGCCATCCTGGACACGCCCGAGCCGCGGGCGCGGGTCGAAGCACTGCTCTCCCTGGTGGCGCGGCACGGCTCCCGGCCCTTCCCCGACGATCCGGCGCAGCAGCTCGCGCTGGCCGCCCGGGCTGTCCTCGCCCGGTGGGACTCGCCGCGCGCGCGAAGGTCCCGCCGGGCCCAGCGGCTCCCCGCCGATCTGGCCCTCGCCCTGCACGTGCAGGCGCTGCGCATCGGTCCGGCGGACCACTCGGGCTACGGCACGGCGGTCAGCCGTGATCCCGGGACCGGGCGGTTCTCTCCCCACGGCTCCTTCTTCCGGGGAGTGCGCCGCAGCGCCCCGCCGCCGCACACCGGTGAACCGCTGGACCGGCTCGCGGGCGGGACCACGCTGCTGGAGCACTCCCTGCTCACCCTGGAGCGTCATCTGCGGGCACCGGTGTCGGTCGACTTCGAGGTCCGCGACGACGAGATCTCCCTGCTCGCCGCCTCGGCGCAACTCCGCCCGCCGCTCAGGGCCGCGGTGTGTCTGGCCGCGGACCTGGCCCGGGACGGGGCGCTCGGCCGCGAGGAGGCCGTACGGCGGGTCACACCCGCGCAGGTGCAGGAACTGCTGCACCCCCAACTGCGGCTGACCGGCGGGGAGGACCTCCTGGTGAGGGGGCTGCCCGCGTCGCCGGGGGCGGCGACCGGAGCGGTCGTGCTGTCCAGCGAACGCGCCCTCGAACTGGCCGCGGACGGTACGCAGGTCGTGCTCGTGGCTGCTGAGACGACCCCGGCGGACGTCCCCGGGATGCTGGCCTCCGCCGCCGTGCTGACCGGGAGCGGAGGGATCGCCTCGCACGCCGCCGTGGTGGCGCGGGGCGCCGGCAAGCCCGCGGTGTGCGGTGCCGAGGGGCTGCGGGTGGACCGGGCCGCCGGGACGGTCCGCTTCGGGGAGCGGGTGGTGCGCGAGGGCGACCCGGTCTCGCTGGACGGCCGTACCGGCGCCGTCTACGCCGGGACGCTGAGCGTCAGTGTCGCCGGACCGCCGCCCGAACTGTCCACGCTGCTGCAGTGGGCGGACGGCATGCGCCGGCTGGGCGTGCGGGTCAACGCCGACACGGCCGCCGAGGTGTCCACCGCCCTCGCCCTGGGCGCGGAGGGTGTCGGACTGTGCCGTACGGAACACCAGTTCCTCGGCGAGCGGCTGCCGCTGATCCGCCGGGTGCTCCTGGCCGCCGACCCGACCGCCCGCGACGAGGCCCTGCTGGCGCTGGAGCGCGCCCAGCACGAGGACTTCCACGCACTGCTGGCCGTCGTGGGCGACCGCCCGGTGACCGTGCGCCTGCTGGACGCCCCGCTGCACGAGTTCCTGCCCGCCCCCGGCCAGGCCCTGGACGCGGCCGAGGAGCAGCGGGCCGCGGCGCTGCGCGAGGCGAATCCGATGCTCGGACTGCGCGGGGTACGGCTGGCGCTGCTGCACGAGAGGCTCTACCCGGCGCAGGCCGAGGCGCTCTTCACCGCCTGGGTCGACGTCGCCGCCACCGGAGTGCGGCCGGAGCTGGAGGTGATGATCCCGCTCGTCAGTCTGCCGGAGGAACTCGCCGCTGCGGCCGCGTACGTGCGCGGCGCCGCCGACGCGGTCGCCGCCCGCACCGGGGTGGAGGTCCCGTACCGGCTCGGCACGATGATCGAGACGCCGCGGGCCGCGCTGCTCGCCGGCGAACTCGCCGAGCACGCCGAGTTCTTCTCCTTCGGCACCAACGACCTCACGCAGCTCACCTACGGCTTCTCGCGGGACGACGTCGAGCGACAGGTGCTCGCCTCGTACCAGGAGCGCGGCTTCCTGACCGCCAGCCCGTTCGCCCGGCTCGACCCGCACGGGGTGGGCGCACTCGTCGCCCTGGCGGCACAGCGGGCACGGGGCGTACGGCCCGGCATCAAGCTCGGCGTGTGCGGTGAGCACGGCGGGGACCCGGAGTCGATCGCCTTCTGCGACGGCCTCGGCCTCGACTACGTCTCGTGTTCCGCGCACCGCGTGCCGGTGGCCCGCATGGCCGCCGCGCACAGTGCCCTGCGGCAGCGACCGGACGAGAGCGGGAGCGCACGATGA
- a CDS encoding NPP1 family protein, protein MSSRPFAPRRRWLTGLAGAAALVLAFPATAFAAPPRALPANAESLDQTFQPAYDYDTDGCYSTPAIGTDGTVNGGLNPTGALNGDCRDASDLDNTNGYSRSKCNNGWCAILYALYFEKDQAVAGSGIGGHRHDFEHVAVFVQDNQVKYVSTSAHGSFSVHAASQVRFDGTHPKIVYHKDGASTHCFRLANSNDEPPENHKGTWQYPPLVGWNGYPAGVRDKLTSYNFGSANFGLKDANFANHLASAKPSGIAFDPYA, encoded by the coding sequence GTGTCGTCACGCCCGTTCGCCCCCCGCAGGAGATGGCTCACCGGACTGGCCGGTGCCGCCGCCCTCGTCCTCGCCTTCCCCGCCACGGCCTTCGCCGCACCGCCACGGGCGCTGCCCGCCAACGCCGAGTCCCTCGACCAGACGTTCCAGCCCGCCTACGACTACGACACCGACGGCTGCTACTCCACGCCCGCCATCGGCACGGACGGCACCGTCAACGGCGGACTCAACCCGACCGGCGCCCTCAACGGCGACTGCCGCGACGCCTCGGACCTGGACAACACCAACGGCTACTCGCGCTCCAAGTGCAACAACGGCTGGTGCGCCATCCTCTACGCCCTCTACTTCGAGAAGGACCAGGCGGTGGCCGGCAGCGGCATCGGCGGCCACCGGCACGACTTCGAGCACGTCGCGGTGTTCGTGCAGGACAACCAGGTCAAGTACGTCTCGACGTCCGCGCACGGTTCGTTCAGCGTGCACGCGGCGTCGCAGGTCCGCTTCGACGGCACCCACCCGAAGATCGTCTACCACAAGGACGGGGCGAGCACCCACTGCTTCCGCCTCGCGAACTCGAACGACGAGCCGCCCGAGAACCACAAGGGCACCTGGCAGTACCCGCCGCTGGTCGGCTGGAACGGCTACCCCGCCGGGGTGCGCGACAAGCTGACGTCCTACAACTTCGGCAGCGCCAACTTCGGCCTGAAGGACGCCAACTTCGCGAACCACCTCGCGTCGGCCAAGCCCTCGGGCATCGCGTTCGACCCCTACGCCTGA
- a CDS encoding MarR family winged helix-turn-helix transcriptional regulator: MSPPPLPGVPSPEVIEIERALTRITYLSTRARQHDRLMALAGVPLDRAAVALLRQVADSEPLRPGELAARLGVEASHVTRTVQQLQKSGYVTRVPDPDDRRAQRIELTDAGRQAVAKVREAGVRGMQMALSDWSPEELRQLATLFHRMVDDFLAHAVDEEPEPRPAPSSQA, translated from the coding sequence ATGTCCCCACCACCGCTCCCCGGCGTCCCCTCCCCGGAAGTGATCGAGATCGAGCGTGCGCTCACCCGTATCACCTACCTGAGTACGCGCGCCCGCCAGCACGACCGGCTGATGGCGCTGGCGGGCGTGCCGCTCGACCGGGCCGCCGTCGCGCTGCTGCGGCAGGTCGCCGACTCCGAGCCGCTGCGGCCGGGGGAGCTCGCCGCCCGGCTGGGAGTGGAGGCCTCGCACGTCACGCGCACGGTGCAGCAGTTGCAGAAGTCCGGCTACGTCACCCGCGTCCCCGACCCCGACGACCGCCGCGCCCAGCGCATCGAGCTCACCGACGCCGGCCGGCAGGCCGTCGCCAAGGTCCGCGAGGCCGGGGTCCGCGGCATGCAGATGGCCCTCTCCGACTGGTCCCCCGAGGAGCTGCGGCAGCTCGCCACCCTCTTCCACCGCATGGTCGACGACTTCCTCGCCCACGCCGTCGACGAGGAGCCCGAGCCCCGGCCCGCCCCGTCGAGCCAGGCCTGA